The nucleotide sequence AAAGCTACTTTCCACTCTTTTAAAAATTTATACGTTGGCGAGTTTTGTGCTGCTGTTATTGTAGAATCTGCTATACCGTTTTTTCTTGCTTCCGCAATAACTTTTTCATCAAACGGATTTAAGTATATACTTAATTGTTTTTCTACCAACTCACTTTCATCGCATGATGCAATTTCATGAATTTTATCGGCATCGTAAAGTAATACACCTAAGTATCTTATTCTTCCTACACATGAGTGCATACAGGCTGGAGCTTGTCCGGACTCCAACCTTGGATAGCACAAAATACATTTTTCTGACTTACCGGTATTCCAGTTGTAGTAAGACTTTTTATATGGGCATGCCGTTACACACATTCTCCATGCACGACATCTTTCTTGATTTATTAATACTACGCCATCTTCTCCTCTTTTATATAATGCACCCGATGGGCATGAAGCCACACACGCAGGATTTAAACAGTGGTTGCATATTCTTGGTAGATAGTGAAAGGTAAGTCTTTCTAATTGAAACAAACTCTCTTGTTCTGCTTCTGTTAAACTGCTAAAATTTACATCTTGGCGAGCATAATCTTTAGAGCCACCTAAATCATCGTCCCAGTTTGGTCCTGATTGAATTTCTAAAGGTTCTCCTGTTATTAAAGAAACGGCTCTTGCTGTAGGTTGGTCATCGCCTTCTTCTGCGGTAAATAAATCTTGATATTTATATGCCCAAGGATGATAATAATCTTCTAAAACAGGCATATTAGGATTGTGAAAAATATTTTTTAAACCTTTTAATTTTCCTGCTCCTTTCAATTTTATTTTACCTGCTTTAAGCTCCCAGCCTCCTTTGTATATTTCTTGATTTTCCCATTTTGTAGGATAGCCTGTGCCCGGTTTTGTTTCCACATTATTCCACCACATATATTCAGCTCCTTTACGGTCTGTCCATATATTTTTACAAGCTACAGAACAAGTATGACACCCGATACATTTATCAAGATGAAAAACCATTGCTATTTGAGATCTTATATCCATTGTATTACGTTATGCTGTTTATTAATATTCTACTTTTTCCATTTTTCTTACCAATACATGTGTATCTCTATTTACCCCTACCGGTCCCCAATAGTTGAAATGGTAGGTAAACTGTCCATAACCGCCACACAGTAAGTTTGGTTTTAAGTGTACTCTGGTAAATGAATTGTTCATTCCGCCACGTCTTGGTTCGCCTTTTGCCCCTCTTCTCTCTTGAGATTTTGGTATATTGTAAGTACGCTCTACCGCATGGTAAACTATACAAACACCTCTTGGTATTCTGGCACTTACACAAGCCCTTGTAACATAAGTACCGTGGTCATTATACACTTCTACATAGTCATTATCTTTAATTCCTAATTCTTCAGCATCTTCTTCATTTAACCAGCATGGCTCTCCTCCTCTTGAAAGTGTCAACATTCTTAATGTATCGCCATAAGTTGAGTGTATATGCCATTTACCATGAGGAGTTAAACAGTTTAATACTTTTGCTTTTCCATCATTAACGGTTTTTCTTATATCTCCATAAACATCCGGAGTTGGCGAAGGTTTATATGTTGCTAAATGTTCGCCTAAAGCAATATATGCATCGTGGTCTAAATAAAAATGTTGACGTCCTGTAAGTGTTCTCCACGGTACAAACATATCAATATTGTAGGTATAAGCACAGTAAGTTCTACCTTCGTGCATTAAGCCAGACCATAGCGGAGATGAATTATATCTCTTTGGTTGTGCTTGTAGGTCTAAAAATTCTATACTTACACTTTCATAAGGTTTTCCTAATTCGGCTATTTCTTTAACACCTATTTTTTCAGCTGCATTTTCATAAGCACGTTTTGCTAATTTTCCATTTGTTAATGACGATAATTTTAAAATAGCATTTATAGCTTCTACATCTTCTTTTATAGATGGATACTCCGTTCCATCATCCCATTTTTGTATATGCTGGCGATGGTCTAACATTTCATCATAAACATCTTCGCACATATAATGATTGCCATGAGCTCCTAATCCTTTTTTAGGAATACCTTTTCCTAATGCAATATATTTATCGTAAATTTTAGTGTAATCTCTTTCTTCAAAAACAATTTTATGCATTGTTTTTCCCGGTATCAAATCACACTCTCCTTTACTCCAATCTTGCAATTTTACCTGACTAATTTCATCTTTTGAATCGTGAGATAAAGGTAAGTTTACTACATCTTTCATTTTTTCAGGCAAATGAACTTTAGCCATTTCAGTAAACTTTTTAGCTACAGCCTGAAAAATTTGCCAATCTGTTTTTGATTCCCAAACCGGAGGTATTGCCGGAGAAAGTGGATGTATAAACGAATGCATATCTGTAGAGTTAATATCTGCTTTCTCGTACCACGATGCTGTTGGAAGTACTATATCGGAATACAATGCAGAGGTATCCATTCTAAAATTAATATCTATTATCAAATCCATTTTGCCTTTAGGAGCTTGCTTTTTAAACTCAATATCATGTACCAAATCTTCAGCTACTTCATCGGCTATTTTATTAGTATGTGTTCCTAAATAATGGTCTAAGAAATATTCGTGTCCTTTTGCAGAAGTACCTATTGCATTTCCTCTCCAAATAAACCAAACCCTTGGGAAATTAATTTCTTCATCCGGCTGAACTACCGAGTGTTTTAAATTTCCTGTTTTTAATTCAGAAACTATATAATTTCTTATTTCATCATCTGTATTTGCACCATTTTTTTGTGCATCTTTTACTATATCAAAATTACTTTTGTTATACTGAGGATAAAATGGCATCCATCCATTTCTAACAGATTTTACTACCCAATCGGCTGTATGCATATTTGCCAAAGGATTGTCCGGAGATGAATTATAGGTTTTTTGATTGCCGTCATATCTCCATTGGCAAGTATTTATATAATGCCAAATAGGAGTTTGTTGCAAACGTGTAGCACTTTGCCAATCTTTTCCACTCATTATAGTTGACCACGAATCCATTGGAGCTAATTTTTCCTGTCCTACGTAGTGGTTCATTCCTCCTCCATTTTTCCCGTTGCAACCCGTAAGCATTTGAGCCATTATAGATGACCGATACATTAAATTTTCGTGGAACCAGTGGTTTATTCCCGCACCAACTATTACCATGCATGCACCTTCTGTAGCTTCTGCCGTGCTTGCCCATTCTCTGGCTATTTGTATAATGGTTTCTTTACTAACTCCTGTAAAAATTTCTTGCCATGCCGGTGTATAAGCTGCATTTTTATCATCGTAAGAAGTTGGGTATTCACCCTCTAAACCTCTGCCCACTCCG is from Chitinophagales bacterium and encodes:
- the narH gene encoding nitrate reductase subunit beta — protein: MDIRSQIAMVFHLDKCIGCHTCSVACKNIWTDRKGAEYMWWNNVETKPGTGYPTKWENQEIYKGGWELKAGKIKLKGAGKLKGLKNIFHNPNMPVLEDYYHPWAYKYQDLFTAEEGDDQPTARAVSLITGEPLEIQSGPNWDDDLGGSKDYARQDVNFSSLTEAEQESLFQLERLTFHYLPRICNHCLNPACVASCPSGALYKRGEDGVVLINQERCRAWRMCVTACPYKKSYYNWNTGKSEKCILCYPRLESGQAPACMHSCVGRIRYLGVLLYDADKIHEIASCDESELVEKQLSIYLNPFDEKVIAEARKNGIADSTITAAQNSPTYKFLKEWKVALPLHPEFRTLPNLFYVPPMLPAMAQVGDDGIYETTSSSLFAGIDKSRLPMKYLASMFSAGDVETVQKVLEKLLAVKIHRRRATVGDISEKYVNEVLSKVGMTEHEANAIFRLTSLATFDERFVIPPSHREESIEMLEATADVKGETGFGFKERPARGL
- a CDS encoding nitrate reductase subunit alpha, encoding MSWIEDIISPKERKWEEFYRNRWQYDKVVRSTHGVNCTGGCSWGIHVKDGIVVWELQQLDYPQFNKEVPPYEPRGCQRGISYSWYLYSPIRVKYPIVRGALIDLYRQAKRDNNGDAVKAWESIQLDSEKRKRYQRARGKGGFRRVKWDELLELIAASNIYTIKKYGSDRIIGFSPIPAMSMLSYASGARYLQLIGGVNLSFYDWYCDLPNAYPEIWGEQTDVCESADWYKSKYIVNMGANLGMTRTPDIHFFSEARHNGTKTVVLSPDFSMVCKHADQWVPLHAGSDGAFWMAVTHVILQEYHVLKQTPYFIDYVKRFTDCPFLIKLEEKNGVYHPGKMIRANEVKKYEKVENGDWKFLNFDTKTGDLVSPMGTSGYRWQEEKGKWNLNYFDGETAKEFDPELTFINKHDDVLQVEFVEYGLKKTANRGVPVRYVKGANGKKIPVATIYDVTMSQYGVGRGLEGEYPTSYDDKNAAYTPAWQEIFTGVSKETIIQIAREWASTAEATEGACMVIVGAGINHWFHENLMYRSSIMAQMLTGCNGKNGGGMNHYVGQEKLAPMDSWSTIMSGKDWQSATRLQQTPIWHYINTCQWRYDGNQKTYNSSPDNPLANMHTADWVVKSVRNGWMPFYPQYNKSNFDIVKDAQKNGANTDDEIRNYIVSELKTGNLKHSVVQPDEEINFPRVWFIWRGNAIGTSAKGHEYFLDHYLGTHTNKIADEVAEDLVHDIEFKKQAPKGKMDLIIDINFRMDTSALYSDIVLPTASWYEKADINSTDMHSFIHPLSPAIPPVWESKTDWQIFQAVAKKFTEMAKVHLPEKMKDVVNLPLSHDSKDEISQVKLQDWSKGECDLIPGKTMHKIVFEERDYTKIYDKYIALGKGIPKKGLGAHGNHYMCEDVYDEMLDHRQHIQKWDDGTEYPSIKEDVEAINAILKLSSLTNGKLAKRAYENAAEKIGVKEIAELGKPYESVSIEFLDLQAQPKRYNSSPLWSGLMHEGRTYCAYTYNIDMFVPWRTLTGRQHFYLDHDAYIALGEHLATYKPSPTPDVYGDIRKTVNDGKAKVLNCLTPHGKWHIHSTYGDTLRMLTLSRGGEPCWLNEEDAEELGIKDNDYVEVYNDHGTYVTRACVSARIPRGVCIVYHAVERTYNIPKSQERRGAKGEPRRGGMNNSFTRVHLKPNLLCGGYGQFTYHFNYWGPVGVNRDTHVLVRKMEKVEY